One window of Sinorhizobium numidicum genomic DNA carries:
- the carA gene encoding glutamine-hydrolyzing carbamoyl-phosphate synthase small subunit has translation MTATPAWTTQQPTALLVLADGTVIEGKGIGATGKVQAEVCFNTALTGYQEILTDPSYLGQIVTFTFPHIGNIGTNDEDIEDLTPAARHGAVGVIFKADITEPSNYRAAKHLDAWLKARGIVGLCGIDTRALTAWIRENGMPNAVIAHDSSGVFDIELLKAEAKAWSGLEGLDLAKVATSGQSYRWNEKPWVWNEGHSTLGETEAAYHVVALDYGVKRNILRLFAGLNCRVTVVPAQTSAEEVLALKPDGIFLSNGPGDPAATGTYAVPVIQDLLKTEIPVFGICLGHQMLALALGAKTEKMHQGHHGANHPVKDHTTGKVEIVSMNHGFAVDSKSLPQGVEETHISLFDGTNCGLRVAGKPVFSVQHHPEASPGPQDSHYLFRRFLNLVRQKKGEPALAER, from the coding sequence ATGACCGCGACACCCGCATGGACAACCCAGCAACCCACCGCCCTGCTCGTTCTGGCCGACGGCACGGTGATCGAAGGCAAGGGCATCGGCGCGACCGGTAAGGTTCAGGCCGAGGTCTGCTTCAACACGGCGCTGACCGGCTATCAGGAGATACTGACCGATCCGTCCTATCTCGGTCAGATCGTCACCTTCACCTTCCCGCATATCGGCAATATCGGCACCAATGACGAGGACATCGAGGACCTGACGCCCGCCGCTCGCCACGGCGCCGTCGGCGTGATCTTCAAGGCCGACATCACCGAACCGTCCAACTATCGCGCCGCCAAGCATCTCGACGCCTGGCTGAAGGCGCGCGGCATCGTCGGCCTCTGCGGCATCGATACGCGGGCGCTGACCGCCTGGATCCGCGAGAACGGCATGCCGAACGCCGTTATCGCTCACGATTCGTCCGGCGTCTTCGACATCGAGCTTCTGAAGGCCGAGGCAAAGGCCTGGAGCGGCCTCGAAGGCCTCGATCTCGCCAAGGTCGCGACATCCGGCCAGTCCTACCGGTGGAACGAGAAGCCGTGGGTATGGAACGAAGGTCATTCGACGCTCGGGGAAACGGAAGCCGCCTATCACGTCGTCGCGCTCGACTATGGGGTCAAGCGCAACATTCTCCGTCTTTTCGCCGGCCTCAACTGCCGGGTGACCGTCGTTCCCGCCCAGACGAGCGCGGAAGAGGTTCTGGCGTTGAAGCCGGACGGCATCTTCCTTTCGAACGGGCCTGGAGACCCGGCGGCCACCGGCACCTATGCGGTGCCTGTGATCCAGGATCTGTTGAAGACCGAGATTCCTGTCTTCGGCATCTGCCTCGGCCATCAGATGCTGGCGCTGGCGCTCGGCGCCAAGACCGAGAAAATGCACCAGGGCCATCACGGCGCCAACCACCCGGTCAAGGACCACACCACAGGCAAGGTCGAGATCGTCTCCATGAACCATGGCTTCGCGGTTGATTCGAAATCGCTGCCGCAAGGCGTTGAGGAGACTCACATTTCGCTCTTCGACGGCACCAATTGCGGCCTGCGTGTCGCCGGCAAGCCGGTCTTCTCCGTCCAGCACCATCCGGAGGCTTCCCCCGGCCCGCAGGACAGCCACTACCTCTTCCGCCGCTTCCTCAATCTGGTGCGGCAGAAGAAGGGCGAGCCGGCGCTCGCCGAACGCTGA
- a CDS encoding GatB/YqeY domain-containing protein, whose product MRDQLANALKEALKAKDTRRTSTVRLIQAAIKDRDIANRGQGKDPVGDDEILQILAKMIKQREESARIYDEGGRPELAEQERQEIAIINQFLPAQLSEEKVKQACAAIVAETGAHGLRDMGKCMNALKERYPGQMDFAKASGVVKELLK is encoded by the coding sequence ATGCGCGACCAACTCGCCAACGCACTGAAAGAGGCACTCAAAGCCAAGGATACGCGACGCACATCGACCGTTCGGCTGATCCAGGCTGCGATCAAGGATCGCGACATTGCCAATCGCGGTCAGGGCAAGGACCCGGTCGGTGACGACGAGATCTTGCAGATCCTTGCCAAGATGATCAAACAGCGTGAGGAATCGGCTCGCATCTACGACGAGGGTGGCCGTCCCGAACTCGCGGAGCAGGAGCGGCAGGAAATCGCGATCATCAACCAATTCCTGCCCGCGCAGCTCTCCGAAGAGAAGGTGAAGCAGGCCTGTGCCGCAATCGTCGCCGAGACGGGAGCCCATGGCCTTCGCGACATGGGCAAGTGCATGAACGCGCTGAAGGAGCGCTATCCCGGCCAGATGGATTTCGCCAAGGCCTCCGGCGTCGTCAAGGAGCTGCTGAAGTAA
- a CDS encoding SDR family oxidoreductase, whose protein sequence is MTNYQDKKAVVIGGTHGMGLATVKRLVHGGAEVLLTGRNEDNLAKIRREFGARVHALRSNIADINDIAILGAAAGQKLGAIDLLHINAGISELEPFDQVSEASYDRQFAVNTKGAFFTVQRLAPLIREGGSIVFTSSVADEGGHPGMSVYSATKAALVSFASVLAAELLPRGIRVNTVSPGFIDTPTKGVAGLTETERAEFKALGDTITPMKRNGTADEVARAVLFLAFEATFTTGAKLAVDGGLGQKLSIPA, encoded by the coding sequence ATGACGAACTATCAGGACAAAAAAGCCGTCGTGATCGGCGGCACCCATGGAATGGGACTGGCGACGGTCAAGCGTCTCGTACACGGCGGCGCGGAGGTGCTGCTGACCGGGCGCAACGAGGACAATCTCGCCAAGATTCGGCGGGAGTTCGGTGCACGCGTTCACGCCCTGCGCTCGAATATCGCCGATATCAACGACATCGCTATTCTCGGCGCGGCCGCCGGGCAGAAGCTCGGCGCGATCGATCTTCTGCACATCAATGCCGGCATCTCCGAACTGGAGCCCTTTGATCAGGTGAGCGAGGCCTCATACGATCGCCAGTTCGCGGTCAACACCAAGGGCGCATTCTTCACCGTCCAGCGGTTGGCGCCGCTCATCCGCGAAGGCGGCTCGATCGTCTTCACCTCCTCCGTCGCCGACGAGGGCGGGCATCCGGGCATGAGCGTCTACAGCGCCACCAAGGCGGCACTCGTCTCCTTCGCCTCCGTGCTCGCGGCCGAACTGCTGCCGCGTGGCATCCGCGTCAACACGGTCAGCCCCGGCTTCATCGACACGCCGACGAAAGGCGTTGCCGGCCTGACCGAAACCGAACGCGCCGAGTTCAAGGCGCTGGGCGACACCATCACGCCGATGAAGCGCAACGGCACGGCCGACGAGGTGGCGCGCGCGGTGCTGTTTCTCGCCTTCGAGGCAACTTTCACGACGGGAGCAAAACTCGCGGTCGATGGCGGCCTCGGCCAGAAGCTCTCCATCCCGGCCTGA
- a CDS encoding class GN sortase, producing the protein MAGDDDDPREQRPGFLARLSAVETIVAAIIALIALAGLMLIGKGFYMKAKADVSQILLKRSFEAQLHGAAGGKPWPWADFETAAEISAPRINRSAIVLSGASGEALAFGPAWLSNTSLPGDQGTAVIAAHRDTHFRWLKDVKPGDLLVLTRKDGRRFIFRAEEGRVARWDESGINASAGGYRLALATCWPFDAIEQGPMRYIVSAELVAEQRSMTLTGFIPQ; encoded by the coding sequence ATGGCCGGTGACGATGACGACCCGCGTGAGCAACGTCCGGGTTTTCTCGCCCGGCTGTCGGCGGTCGAAACGATCGTCGCGGCAATCATCGCCCTCATTGCCCTTGCGGGTCTGATGCTGATCGGCAAGGGCTTCTACATGAAGGCCAAGGCCGACGTGTCGCAGATCCTGTTGAAGAGGAGCTTTGAGGCGCAGTTGCACGGCGCGGCCGGCGGCAAACCCTGGCCTTGGGCGGACTTCGAGACGGCTGCGGAGATTTCCGCGCCGCGGATCAACCGCTCGGCGATCGTGCTTTCGGGAGCAAGCGGCGAGGCCCTCGCCTTCGGCCCCGCCTGGCTTTCCAACACGTCGCTGCCGGGCGACCAAGGCACCGCCGTCATCGCTGCCCATCGCGATACGCATTTCCGCTGGCTGAAAGACGTCAAACCGGGCGATCTCCTCGTGCTGACGCGCAAGGATGGTCGGCGCTTCATCTTCCGCGCCGAAGAGGGGCGTGTCGCCCGCTGGGACGAGAGCGGCATCAACGCCTCCGCCGGCGGATACCGTCTGGCACTCGCCACATGCTGGCCCTTCGATGCCATCGAACAGGGGCCAATGCGTTATATCGTCTCCGCGGAACTCGTTGCGGAGCAGCGGTCCATGACACTCACCGGCTTCATACCGCAATAA
- a CDS encoding marine proteobacterial sortase target protein, with amino-acid sequence MFLDDEVAAARKRRNEARWGFYLALAALAACIVMILGLMVQATAEAAESKPRQLAGYVRPNDLGTGALLFPSREPGYFVEAPRLATDVQIDVNGPIMRTRVTQRFENPSEGWVEGTYLFPLPEDSAVDTLKMQIGERFIEGKIKPRLEAKEIYERAKAEGKKAALFEQQRPNIFTNEVANIGPGETVIVQIEYQSNVRQSNGLFSFRFPMVVAPRFNPQPIVRTVDLDSRTGYAVSEPVPDREKIEAPVLDPKENAKINPVTLTVNLKGGFPIEDVTSPYHQIETAIPDELSRRITLKNASVPADRDFELSWKAIEGKTPYAGLFRETVDGKTYLLSFVTPPTAAGPDGKPIKREVVFVIDNSGSMAGPSMEQAKASLALAISRLKSDDRFNVIRFDDTMTVHFPELVAATPNNRENAMAFVRGLTADGGTEMLPALKAALRTQGPVEPGALRQVVFLTDGAIGNEKQLFDEIRNNRGDARVFTVGIGSAPNSHFMAKAAEYGRGTFTLIGAESEVAARMGELFAKLESPAMTEIAAVFDGAAATNITPDPMPDLYRGEPVVLTAELDGAMPKGKLRIIGKAGDQPWRVEMDIAKASAGKGIAKLWARRKIDDLEARAAAIADPASLERQIETIALAHHLVSRVTSLVAVDATPSRPAGEPVASAKVPLNLPEGWDFGKVFGETGAPGKVDEREASAESENKLAMLIADRMAAAPTARAARLIAEANNQVNLPQTATEADKQILIGLMLLAIALMAGTTFALWRNRISTVVRAEIMRHGR; translated from the coding sequence ATGTTTCTCGACGATGAAGTTGCCGCCGCGCGCAAACGGCGCAACGAGGCGCGCTGGGGCTTCTATCTGGCGCTCGCCGCACTCGCAGCCTGCATCGTGATGATTCTCGGCCTGATGGTGCAAGCCACGGCGGAAGCGGCCGAAAGCAAGCCAAGGCAACTGGCGGGCTACGTTCGCCCGAACGACCTGGGAACGGGCGCACTGCTTTTCCCCTCCCGCGAGCCCGGTTATTTCGTCGAGGCCCCGCGGCTGGCGACGGACGTCCAGATCGACGTCAACGGGCCGATCATGCGCACGCGCGTGACGCAGCGCTTCGAGAATCCGAGCGAAGGCTGGGTCGAGGGGACCTATCTCTTTCCCCTCCCCGAGGATTCGGCGGTCGACACGCTGAAGATGCAGATCGGCGAGCGCTTCATCGAAGGCAAGATCAAGCCGCGTCTGGAAGCGAAGGAAATCTATGAACGGGCGAAGGCGGAAGGCAAGAAGGCGGCGCTCTTCGAGCAGCAGCGGCCAAACATCTTCACCAACGAGGTCGCCAATATCGGCCCGGGCGAGACGGTCATCGTGCAGATCGAGTACCAGAGCAACGTGCGCCAATCGAACGGCCTCTTTTCCTTCCGCTTCCCGATGGTCGTGGCACCCCGCTTTAACCCGCAGCCGATCGTCCGGACCGTCGATCTCGACAGCCGCACCGGCTATGCCGTCAGCGAGCCGGTTCCGGATCGCGAAAAGATCGAGGCGCCCGTGCTCGATCCGAAAGAAAACGCCAAGATCAATCCCGTGACGCTGACGGTCAATCTCAAAGGTGGCTTTCCGATCGAGGACGTGACCTCGCCCTATCACCAGATCGAAACAGCCATCCCTGACGAGCTCTCTCGCCGGATCACACTGAAGAACGCAAGCGTTCCGGCGGACAGGGATTTCGAACTGAGCTGGAAGGCGATCGAAGGCAAGACCCCCTATGCCGGCCTCTTCCGCGAAACGGTGGACGGCAAGACGTACCTGCTCTCCTTCGTGACACCGCCGACGGCAGCCGGTCCGGACGGAAAGCCGATCAAGCGCGAAGTCGTCTTCGTGATCGACAATTCCGGCTCGATGGCCGGCCCCTCGATGGAGCAGGCCAAGGCCAGTCTCGCGCTGGCGATTTCGAGGCTCAAGTCGGACGACCGGTTCAACGTCATCCGCTTCGACGATACGATGACGGTCCATTTCCCCGAATTGGTCGCCGCCACGCCCAACAACCGGGAAAACGCCATGGCCTTCGTGCGCGGCCTGACGGCCGACGGCGGCACCGAGATGCTGCCTGCGCTCAAAGCGGCGCTTCGTACGCAAGGGCCGGTAGAACCCGGCGCGCTGCGTCAGGTGGTTTTCCTCACCGACGGCGCGATCGGCAACGAGAAGCAGTTGTTCGACGAAATCCGCAACAACCGCGGCGATGCACGCGTCTTCACCGTCGGCATCGGCTCTGCCCCCAACAGCCACTTCATGGCCAAGGCCGCCGAATATGGCCGGGGTACCTTCACGCTGATCGGCGCCGAGAGCGAGGTGGCCGCGCGCATGGGCGAGCTCTTCGCCAAGCTCGAGAGCCCCGCCATGACCGAAATTGCGGCCGTTTTCGATGGTGCCGCCGCCACGAACATCACCCCCGATCCGATGCCCGATCTCTACCGGGGAGAACCGGTGGTGCTAACGGCTGAGCTTGACGGTGCGATGCCGAAAGGCAAGCTCAGGATCATCGGCAAGGCAGGGGACCAGCCCTGGCGGGTAGAGATGGACATCGCCAAGGCTTCAGCCGGCAAGGGCATCGCCAAACTCTGGGCGCGCCGCAAGATAGATGATCTCGAAGCGCGCGCTGCCGCCATCGCCGATCCGGCCTCGCTCGAACGGCAGATCGAAACGATCGCTCTCGCCCACCATCTTGTCTCACGTGTGACCAGTCTCGTCGCAGTCGATGCGACCCCATCCCGTCCCGCCGGAGAACCGGTCGCCTCTGCCAAGGTTCCCTTGAACCTTCCGGAGGGATGGGACTTCGGCAAGGTTTTCGGCGAGACCGGAGCGCCTGGCAAGGTCGACGAGCGCGAAGCCTCCGCAGAGAGCGAAAACAAGCTTGCAATGCTGATCGCGGACCGCATGGCGGCGGCGCCCACGGCACGCGCCGCTCGCCTCATCGCCGAGGCCAACAATCAGGTGAACCTGCCGCAGACGGCAACCGAGGCGGACAAGCAGATCCTGATCGGCCTGATGCTGCTTGCGATCGCGCTGATGGCCGGCACGACCTTCGCCCTCTGGCGAAACCGGATCAGCACAGTCGTCAGGGCGGAGATCATGCGCCATGGCCGGTGA
- a CDS encoding pyridoxal phosphate-dependent aminotransferase — MAFLADALSRVKPSATIAVSQKARELKAKGRDVIGLGAGEPDFDTPDNIKKAAIDAINRGETKYTPVSGIPELREAIAKKFKRENNLDYTAAQTIVGTGGKQILFNAFMATLNAGDEVVIPAPYWVSYPEMVALCGGTPVVVSTKQENNFKLKAEDLEKAITPKTKWFVFNSPSNPSGAAYSHDELKALTDVLMKHPHVWVLTDDMYEHLTYGDFKFATPVEVEPGLYDRTLTMNGVSKAYAMTGWRIGYAAGPLQLIKAMDMIQGQQTSGATSIAQWAAVEALNGPQDFIPQNKKIFEGRRDLVVSMLNQAKGIACPTPEGAFYVYPSCAGLIGKTAPSGKVMETDEDFVSELLEAEGVAVVHGSAFGLGPNFRISYATSEALLEEACRRIQRFCAACR; from the coding sequence ATGGCCTTCCTTGCCGATGCCCTTTCCCGTGTAAAGCCTTCCGCCACCATTGCCGTTTCACAGAAAGCCCGCGAGCTGAAAGCGAAGGGCAGGGACGTTATCGGCCTCGGAGCAGGGGAGCCGGACTTCGACACGCCCGACAACATCAAGAAGGCCGCGATCGACGCGATCAATCGCGGCGAGACGAAGTACACGCCGGTCTCCGGCATTCCGGAACTGCGCGAGGCCATCGCGAAAAAGTTCAAGCGCGAAAACAATCTCGACTACACCGCCGCGCAGACGATCGTCGGTACCGGCGGAAAGCAGATTCTTTTCAACGCCTTCATGGCGACGCTGAATGCGGGCGATGAAGTCGTGATCCCCGCGCCCTACTGGGTCTCCTATCCGGAGATGGTGGCGCTTTGCGGTGGCACGCCGGTCGTCGTCTCGACCAAGCAGGAAAACAATTTCAAGCTGAAGGCCGAGGACCTCGAAAAGGCGATCACGCCGAAGACCAAGTGGTTCGTCTTCAACTCGCCGTCGAACCCCTCGGGCGCAGCCTATTCGCATGATGAGTTGAAGGCGCTCACCGACGTGCTGATGAAGCATCCGCATGTCTGGGTGCTGACCGACGACATGTACGAGCATCTGACCTATGGCGACTTCAAGTTCGCGACACCGGTCGAGGTCGAGCCCGGCCTCTACGATCGCACGCTGACGATGAACGGCGTCTCCAAGGCCTATGCCATGACCGGCTGGCGTATCGGCTATGCCGCAGGTCCGCTGCAGCTCATCAAAGCGATGGACATGATTCAGGGCCAGCAGACCTCGGGCGCGACCTCGATCGCGCAATGGGCCGCCGTCGAGGCGCTGAACGGTCCGCAGGACTTCATCCCGCAGAACAAGAAGATCTTCGAGGGCCGTCGCGATCTCGTCGTCTCGATGCTGAACCAGGCCAAGGGCATCGCCTGCCCGACACCGGAAGGGGCCTTTTACGTCTATCCGTCCTGCGCCGGCCTCATCGGCAAGACCGCGCCTTCGGGCAAGGTCATGGAAACGGACGAGGACTTCGTCTCCGAGCTTCTGGAGGCGGAAGGCGTGGCGGTTGTGCATGGCTCGGCCTTCGGCCTCGGGCCGAACTTCCGCATCTCCTACGCGACCTCCGAGGCGCTGCTTGAGGAGGCTTGCCGCCGTATTCAGCGTTTCTGCGCCGCCTGCAGGTAA
- a CDS encoding LysR substrate-binding domain-containing protein, whose product MANLNDFTFFVHVVDHKGFAPAARALNVPKSTLSKRVAELERDLGVRLINRTSRRFAVTETGEDFYRHAAAMLIEAEAAENVVKGRLAEPSGTVRITASVPTAQLSLAPLLPQLALAYPKVRVVLHATDRFVDIIQESFDLAVRDHFAPLPDSDLVQRRVGSEAKLLVASPLYLDRCGLPQKPEDIEQHDGLLTSLTAEGWTMQHADGSVVAVSPRPRFVADESRVLREAAMAGLGITTLPGKLCHEEIASGALVRILPEWTAGKVTTTILMPHRRGQLPSVRAAVDFIAARLGDA is encoded by the coding sequence ATGGCAAACCTCAATGATTTCACCTTCTTCGTCCACGTCGTGGATCACAAAGGCTTTGCACCGGCGGCGCGGGCGCTCAACGTGCCGAAATCGACGCTCAGCAAGCGCGTGGCGGAGCTCGAACGGGACCTCGGCGTCCGCCTCATCAATCGCACATCGCGCCGCTTTGCCGTTACCGAGACGGGCGAGGACTTCTATCGCCACGCCGCAGCCATGCTGATCGAGGCGGAGGCGGCGGAGAACGTTGTCAAGGGCAGGCTTGCCGAGCCGAGCGGCACAGTCAGGATCACGGCTTCCGTTCCGACCGCGCAGCTTTCGCTGGCGCCGCTTCTGCCGCAACTCGCGCTCGCCTATCCGAAGGTGCGTGTCGTGCTGCATGCGACGGACCGCTTCGTCGACATCATCCAGGAAAGCTTCGACCTCGCGGTGCGCGATCATTTCGCGCCGCTACCGGATTCCGATCTCGTGCAACGGCGGGTCGGTTCGGAGGCCAAGCTGCTCGTCGCTTCGCCTCTCTATTTGGACCGATGCGGGCTGCCTCAGAAGCCAGAAGATATCGAGCAGCATGACGGTCTGCTTACATCGCTAACGGCCGAAGGCTGGACGATGCAGCACGCGGATGGTTCGGTGGTCGCGGTTTCGCCAAGACCGCGCTTCGTTGCCGACGAATCCCGCGTTTTACGCGAGGCTGCCATGGCCGGCCTCGGCATCACCACCTTGCCCGGCAAGCTTTGTCATGAGGAGATCGCAAGCGGTGCCCTTGTCCGCATTCTTCCGGAATGGACGGCCGGCAAGGTGACGACGACGATTTTGATGCCGCACAGGCGCGGACAACTGCCCTCGGTGCGCGCGGCGGTCGATTTCATCGCCGCCCGGCTTGGCGACGCCTGA
- a CDS encoding NAD(P)-dependent oxidoreductase, with translation MAASARSSPSRPDMTKERRTMSRISILGLGAMGSALAATLIRKGHSVIVWNRTRSRAEPLAAAGAKIAASPAEAIAAAELTILCVVDYDAARSVLTQAEDVLVGRYLVNLTNGTPGDARDLGTWLDAKGATYLDGGIMAIPPMIGDTGALILYSGSTNLFERHRAVLDALAVSRHLGDDPGLAALHDLALLSGMYGLFSGFLHASALVTSGGGKAVDFLPLLLSWIEAMSGTLPDLAGKIDSGLHSRNVVSNIEMQKIALENIVRASREQGVAPDFIEPMLRLAGQRVAEGHNADDISAVVELIQRQKRT, from the coding sequence ATGGCGGCCTCGGCCAGAAGCTCTCCATCCCGGCCTGATATGACAAAGGAAAGAAGAACCATGAGCAGGATTTCCATTCTCGGCCTCGGCGCCATGGGCAGCGCGCTTGCCGCGACTCTCATCCGCAAGGGCCACTCGGTAATCGTCTGGAACCGAACGCGCTCCCGCGCTGAACCGCTTGCTGCCGCCGGTGCAAAAATCGCCGCGAGCCCAGCCGAGGCAATTGCAGCAGCGGAGCTGACGATCCTCTGTGTCGTTGATTACGACGCCGCGCGCTCGGTGCTGACGCAGGCAGAGGACGTGCTCGTCGGGCGTTATCTCGTCAATCTGACCAACGGCACGCCGGGCGACGCGAGAGACCTGGGGACCTGGCTGGACGCGAAGGGCGCGACCTATCTCGACGGCGGCATCATGGCGATCCCGCCGATGATCGGGGACACCGGCGCTTTGATTCTCTACAGCGGCTCAACCAACCTTTTCGAGCGGCACCGCGCAGTGCTCGACGCGCTCGCCGTAAGCCGCCACCTTGGAGACGATCCGGGCCTCGCAGCGCTTCACGATCTGGCCCTGCTTTCCGGAATGTACGGCCTCTTCTCAGGCTTCCTGCATGCGAGCGCCTTGGTGACGAGCGGCGGCGGCAAGGCCGTCGACTTCCTGCCGCTGCTCCTCTCATGGATCGAAGCAATGAGCGGCACCCTGCCCGACCTCGCCGGCAAGATCGACAGCGGTTTGCACAGTCGGAATGTCGTCTCGAACATCGAGATGCAGAAGATCGCTCTCGAGAACATCGTCAGAGCGAGCCGGGAACAGGGCGTCGCGCCCGATTTCATCGAGCCAATGCTGCGGCTTGCGGGTCAGCGGGTCGCCGAGGGTCATAACGCCGACGACATCTCCGCCGTAGTCGAATTGATCCAGAGGCAAAAGCGAACCTGA
- the dnaG gene encoding DNA primase produces MRFSQSFLDEIRDRVPISDVIGKRVTWDRRKTNVPRGDYWACCPFHGEKSPSFHCEDRKGRYHCFGCGVSGDHFRFLTDLEGLSFPEAVQQIADLAGVAMPQPDPQAERREKERTSLLDVMELATQFFQDQLQTANGAKARAYLRERGLNGRTIETFRLGFAPDSRNALKEFLAGKGVGKEQIEDCGLVVHGPDIPVSYDRFRDRIMFPILSSREKVIAFGGRAMSPDAPAKYLNSNETELFHKGNVLFNFTRARRASQGADGAGTIIAVEGYMDVIALHQAGIENAVAPLGTALTENQLDLLWKMTPQPVLCFDGDGAGIRAANRAVDLALPHLKPGRSVRFAMLPDGKDPDDLVRHEGREPFDKVLANARSLAEMVWLREVQGGDFDTPEKRAELEARLRQVTSVIADESVRRHYGQDMRDRLNAFLQGSAPPFRSQRRSFDRGGRQGGRRSMPPTDPVMGAVVEAGTAGSSKLNQMMKAARSVRPPVLRESVLALTIVNHPQLLFDEYDEISTIEFDHRDLQRCWAAVLNAAATNGPRLTRESLVEQLEAEGFGALIGALDQQVRYARLWTATIAAATEDAREGYLQALTLHRRTKALLWQKRELEREIAEAAAAQDIEQGQRLVRAMEEVQLELHRMDKLEAIIEGFGVLSGRVKGPAAR; encoded by the coding sequence ATGCGCTTTTCACAGTCCTTCCTCGACGAGATACGCGACCGCGTTCCGATTTCGGACGTGATCGGCAAGCGCGTCACCTGGGACCGGCGCAAGACCAATGTCCCGCGCGGCGACTACTGGGCCTGCTGCCCCTTCCATGGGGAGAAGTCGCCGAGCTTCCACTGCGAGGATCGCAAGGGCCGCTATCATTGCTTCGGCTGCGGCGTTTCCGGCGACCATTTCCGATTCCTGACCGATCTCGAAGGCCTGAGCTTCCCCGAAGCCGTGCAGCAGATCGCCGACTTGGCAGGTGTCGCCATGCCGCAGCCGGACCCTCAGGCCGAGCGGCGGGAGAAGGAACGCACGAGCCTGCTCGACGTGATGGAACTGGCGACGCAGTTCTTCCAGGATCAGCTCCAGACGGCAAACGGCGCGAAGGCGCGCGCCTATCTGCGCGAGCGCGGTTTGAACGGTCGCACGATCGAGACATTTCGACTGGGCTTTGCGCCTGACAGCCGCAATGCGCTGAAGGAGTTTCTTGCCGGCAAGGGCGTCGGCAAGGAGCAGATCGAGGATTGCGGCCTTGTGGTGCACGGGCCGGATATACCGGTCTCCTATGACCGCTTCCGCGACCGCATCATGTTTCCGATCCTCTCCTCGCGCGAGAAAGTGATCGCTTTCGGCGGCCGCGCCATGTCGCCGGATGCGCCGGCCAAATATCTGAATTCGAACGAGACCGAGCTCTTCCACAAGGGCAATGTGCTCTTCAATTTCACGCGCGCCCGACGCGCTTCGCAAGGCGCGGACGGGGCGGGAACGATCATAGCCGTCGAAGGCTATATGGACGTGATCGCGCTCCATCAGGCCGGCATCGAGAATGCAGTGGCGCCGCTCGGCACGGCGCTCACCGAAAACCAGCTCGACCTTCTCTGGAAGATGACGCCGCAGCCGGTGCTTTGCTTCGACGGTGACGGTGCAGGCATTCGCGCGGCCAATCGCGCGGTCGATCTGGCGCTGCCGCATCTGAAGCCTGGACGTTCCGTCCGCTTCGCCATGCTGCCGGATGGCAAGGACCCCGACGACCTCGTGCGCCACGAGGGACGCGAGCCGTTCGACAAGGTGCTCGCCAACGCTCGCTCGCTCGCCGAAATGGTATGGCTGCGCGAAGTTCAGGGCGGTGACTTCGACACGCCGGAAAAGCGCGCCGAACTGGAAGCGCGTCTGAGGCAGGTGACCTCCGTCATTGCCGACGAGAGCGTGCGCCGCCATTACGGCCAGGATATGCGCGACCGGTTGAATGCCTTCCTGCAAGGCAGCGCGCCGCCGTTCAGGAGCCAACGACGGTCGTTCGACCGGGGTGGGCGCCAAGGCGGCAGAAGGTCGATGCCGCCTACCGATCCTGTGATGGGCGCAGTTGTTGAAGCCGGGACCGCGGGTAGTTCGAAGCTTAACCAGATGATGAAGGCGGCTCGTTCCGTGCGGCCGCCAGTGCTGCGCGAAAGCGTGCTTGCACTCACCATTGTCAATCACCCGCAACTGCTGTTCGATGAATATGATGAAATATCGACCATCGAATTCGATCACCGCGACCTGCAGCGCTGCTGGGCCGCGGTCCTCAATGCCGCGGCGACTAACGGGCCGCGACTGACGCGGGAAAGTCTCGTGGAGCAACTGGAGGCCGAGGGATTTGGTGCGCTCATCGGCGCGCTCGACCAGCAAGTCCGCTACGCCCGGCTGTGGACGGCGACGATCGCGGCGGCGACCGAGGACGCGCGCGAAGGCTATCTCCAGGCCCTCACGCTCCACCGCCGGACGAAAGCACTCCTCTGGCAGAAGCGGGAGCTGGAACGCGAGATCGCCGAGGCGGCCGCGGCCCAGGATATCGAACAGGGCCAGCGCCTCGTGCGGGCCATGGAGGAGGTGCAGCTCGAACTTCACCGCATGGACAAGCTCGAGGCGATCATCGAGGGTTTTGGCGTGCTCTCCGGGCGCGTGAAGGGTCCAGCTGCGCGGTAG